From the genome of Prunus dulcis unplaced genomic scaffold, ALMONDv2, whole genome shotgun sequence, one region includes:
- the LOC117613631 gene encoding disease resistance protein RPS2-like, with protein sequence MTKPTSRRNIVQILPRPVNQEVAPTNLDQDSNNYDNLERLSVQSCESLEVVFQLKGPKAVESHNVKAFNKLCYLLLDELPSLMHVWETGGSPHITGFGNLTFLSVSHCGSLRYLFLSTVAKLLISLKDLKVGNCEKIEQVIAEADTECVDQEITFRQLNSITLEDLPNLICFSIEAYTLKFPCLRELKVIRCPDLRTFASKVVSAHSVIKVQTEFGKSEWMGDLNSTIGNIHEKRETQRSAEVSIYM encoded by the exons ATGACCAAACCAACTTCAAGAAGAAATATTGTTCAAATATTGCCACGTCCAGTCAATCAAGAG GTTGCACCAACAAATCTTGATCAAGACTCAAACAATTACGATAATCTAGAACGTCTTTCTGTACAATCTTGTGAGTCATTGGAAGTTGTTTTCCAACTCAAGGGACCAAAGGCTGTGGAAAGCCACAATGTTAAAGCATTCAATAAGTTGTGTTACTTGCTATTAGACGAATTGCCAAGTTTAATGCACGTATGGGAAACGGGCGGTTCACCTCATATCACAGGCTTTGGAAACTTAACATTCTTAAGTGTATCCCACTGTGGCAGTTTGCGATATTTGTTCTTGTCAACTGTAGCCAAGCTCCTTATCAGTTTAAAGGACTTAAAAGTTGGGAATTGTGAGAAGATTGAACAAGTTATTGCAGAAGCAGATACTGAATGTGTTGACCAAGAAATTACATTTCGTCAACTGAATTCCATAACGCTTGAAGATCTACCAaacctcatttgtttctctatTGAAGCTTATACTTTGAAGTTTCCATGTTTGAGGGAATTGAAGGTTATAAGATGTCCAGATTTAAGGACATTTGCTTCTAAGGTTGTCAGCGCACATTCTGTAATCAAAGTACAGACAGAGTTCGGAAAGTCTGAGTGGATGGGGGACCTCAATAGCACTATAGGGAACATTCATGAAAAAAG GGAAACACAGAGAAGTGCAGAGGtgagtatatatatgtaa